A stretch of the Balearica regulorum gibbericeps isolate bBalReg1 chromosome 15, bBalReg1.pri, whole genome shotgun sequence genome encodes the following:
- the C15H8orf33 gene encoding UPF0488 protein C8orf33 homolog isoform X1 codes for MNHMFRNCRLKMAEDQKSMEKADMKPGDVEVQQSNGQASDSALHGKQSGQTSEAKPEWFVSSDNSFRFDFTLSEIDPEVAGTPLEAVPGAEQTETNVKPTEQENWNGALSFAASGQEHKFAFNFTIPDEDCPLVPLVPASQHTEGTADGEVLSNSLPTESAGMLRVSASQKPELIETTGSTPKEDRSHVMLKIPQPEVAPGDETVTEKSTADGAAQKKKKKKKQKPSVSKKEIEETEINRKAKAEANRCQNKDTSHQDETSQQSDDQLWKEVDWCVEQLELGLKTQKSTPKQVEEALRAIKTLRNGKAPLVKKRQLMRAMFGDYRKKMEEERCKELKLMETAVKSARVVEVKGDIRNKNCQFIQKRSGACRKSRDSAGSPLESPRTLNTGSFKFATSQEEFRFNFL; via the exons ATGAACCACATGTTCAGGAATTGTCGTCTCAAGATGGCTGAGGATCAGAAGAGCATGGAGAAAGCAG ACATGAAACCTGGTGATGTGGAAGTACAGCAAAGCAATGGGCAGGCTTCAGACAGTGCACTACATGGGAAACAATCTGGCCAAACCTCTGAGGCAAAGCCAGAGTGGTTTGTGTCATCTGACAACAGCTTCCGATTTGATTTTACACTTTCTGAGATCGACCCAGAAGTAGCTGGCACACCTTTGGAAGCAGTCCCTGGTGCTGAGCAGACAGAAACCAATGTAAAACCCACTGAGCAGGAGAACTGGAATGGAGCCCTGAGTTTTGCTGCCTCTGGACAAGAACACAAGTTTGCTTTTAACTTTACCATCCCAGATGAAGACTGTCCTCTGGTTCCATTAGTTCCAGCAAGCCAGCATACAGAGGGTACAGCAGATGGTGAAGTGCTGAGTAATTCACTGCCTACTGAATCAGCAGGTATGCTCCGTGTTTCAGCCTCACAGAAGCCAGAGTTGATTGAAACTACAGGTAGTACACCCAAAGAGGATAGAAGCCATGTCATGTTAAAGATCCCCCAACCAGAGGTTGCTCCTGGAGATGagacagtgacagaaaaatccACAGCAGATGGAGCTgcccagaagaagaaaaagaagaagaaacaaaaaccatCTGTCAGTAAAAAGGAGATAGAAGAAACTGAGATCAACAggaaggcaaaggcagaagcTAACAGATGTCAAAATAAAGATACTTCCCACCAGGATGAGACCTCTCAG CAGTCAGATGACCAGCTGTGGAAAGAGGTGGACTGGTGTGTGGAACAGCTAGAACTTGGCCTGAAGACACAGAAATCCACTCCAAAGCAGG TCGAGGAGGCTCTCCGTGCGATCAAGACGCTGCGCAATGGCAAGGCTCCACTGGTGAAGAAACGTCAGCTCATGAGAGCCATGTTTGGAGACTATAGGAagaagatggaggaggagcGGTGCAAAGAGCTGAAGCTCATGGAAACAG CTGTGAAATCTGCCAGGGTCGTGGAAGTGAAGGGAGACATCCGCAACAAGAACTGCCAGTTCATCCAGAAGCGCTCAGGAGCTTGCAGGAAAAGCCGAGATTCAGCAGGGTCCCCTTTGGAGTCACCCAGGACACTTAACACAGGCTCATTCAAATTTGCAACTTCCCAAGAAGAGTTTCGCTTTAACTTCTTGTAG
- the C15H8orf33 gene encoding UPF0488 protein C8orf33 homolog isoform X2 yields the protein MNHMFRNCRLKMAEDQKSMEKADMKPGDVEVQQSNGQASDSALHGKQSGQTSEAKPEWFVSSDNSFRFDFTLSEIDPEVAGTPLEAVPGAEQTETNVKPTEQENWNGALSFAASGQEHKFAFNFTIPDEDCPLVPLVPASQHTEGTADGEVLSNSLPTESAGMLRVSASQKPELIETTGSTPKEDRSHVMLKIPQPEVAPGDETVTEKSTADGAAQKKKKKKKQKPSVSKKEIEETEINRKAKAEANRCQNKDTSHQDETSQSDDQLWKEVDWCVEQLELGLKTQKSTPKQVEEALRAIKTLRNGKAPLVKKRQLMRAMFGDYRKKMEEERCKELKLMETAVKSARVVEVKGDIRNKNCQFIQKRSGACRKSRDSAGSPLESPRTLNTGSFKFATSQEEFRFNFL from the exons ATGAACCACATGTTCAGGAATTGTCGTCTCAAGATGGCTGAGGATCAGAAGAGCATGGAGAAAGCAG ACATGAAACCTGGTGATGTGGAAGTACAGCAAAGCAATGGGCAGGCTTCAGACAGTGCACTACATGGGAAACAATCTGGCCAAACCTCTGAGGCAAAGCCAGAGTGGTTTGTGTCATCTGACAACAGCTTCCGATTTGATTTTACACTTTCTGAGATCGACCCAGAAGTAGCTGGCACACCTTTGGAAGCAGTCCCTGGTGCTGAGCAGACAGAAACCAATGTAAAACCCACTGAGCAGGAGAACTGGAATGGAGCCCTGAGTTTTGCTGCCTCTGGACAAGAACACAAGTTTGCTTTTAACTTTACCATCCCAGATGAAGACTGTCCTCTGGTTCCATTAGTTCCAGCAAGCCAGCATACAGAGGGTACAGCAGATGGTGAAGTGCTGAGTAATTCACTGCCTACTGAATCAGCAGGTATGCTCCGTGTTTCAGCCTCACAGAAGCCAGAGTTGATTGAAACTACAGGTAGTACACCCAAAGAGGATAGAAGCCATGTCATGTTAAAGATCCCCCAACCAGAGGTTGCTCCTGGAGATGagacagtgacagaaaaatccACAGCAGATGGAGCTgcccagaagaagaaaaagaagaagaaacaaaaaccatCTGTCAGTAAAAAGGAGATAGAAGAAACTGAGATCAACAggaaggcaaaggcagaagcTAACAGATGTCAAAATAAAGATACTTCCCACCAGGATGAGACCTCTCAG TCAGATGACCAGCTGTGGAAAGAGGTGGACTGGTGTGTGGAACAGCTAGAACTTGGCCTGAAGACACAGAAATCCACTCCAAAGCAGG TCGAGGAGGCTCTCCGTGCGATCAAGACGCTGCGCAATGGCAAGGCTCCACTGGTGAAGAAACGTCAGCTCATGAGAGCCATGTTTGGAGACTATAGGAagaagatggaggaggagcGGTGCAAAGAGCTGAAGCTCATGGAAACAG CTGTGAAATCTGCCAGGGTCGTGGAAGTGAAGGGAGACATCCGCAACAAGAACTGCCAGTTCATCCAGAAGCGCTCAGGAGCTTGCAGGAAAAGCCGAGATTCAGCAGGGTCCCCTTTGGAGTCACCCAGGACACTTAACACAGGCTCATTCAAATTTGCAACTTCCCAAGAAGAGTTTCGCTTTAACTTCTTGTAG
- the AMDHD2 gene encoding N-acetylglucosamine-6-phosphate deacetylase isoform X2, with protein MPSNKSVSDAPIVQFTNCRILRSHQLQREDLWVREGKILNPEKLFFDEKGSADIQLDCKDSIIAPGFIDVQINGGFGVDFSLATDDFKSGIDLVSQKILSHGVTSFCPTLVTSPPSVYHQVLPQISIRNGGAHGAGILGAHLEGPFISKEKKGAHPEHCLRTFKEGAFQDLLATYGSLDCVRIVTLAPEMKRSSEVIRELTKRGICVSLGHSVANLSQAEEAVQHGATFITHLFNAMLPFHHRDPGIVGLLTSDKIPAGRRVFYGMISDGIHTNPAALRIAHRAHPKGLVLVTDAIAGMGLAPGRHTLGQQVVEIDGLNTYIAGTKTLSGSVATMDTCVRHFQEATDFLMLNDGLYVQATYIAGEEVWRQDALGM; from the exons ATGCCGTCCAACAAATCCGTCTCGGACGCGCCCATCGTCCAGTTCACCAACTGCCGCATCCTGAGGAGCCACCAGCTCCAGAG GGAGGACCTGTGGGTGCGAGAGGGGAAGATCCTCAACCCGGAGAAACTCTTCTTCGATGAGAAGGGCTCTGCTGACATCCAGCTGGACTGCAAGGACAGCATCATCGCCCCAGGCTTCATCGATGTCCAGATCAATG GAGGCTTTGGGGTGGACTTCTCCCTGGCTACAGATGACTTCAAATCAGGGATTGACCTGGTCAGTCAGAAAATCCTCTCCCATGGAGTGACCTCCTTCTGTCCCACCCTGGTGACCTCTCCTCCATCTGTGTACCACCAG GTTCTCCCTCAGATCAGTATAAGAAATGGTGGAGCCCACGGAGCAGGTATCCTGG GGGCCCATCTGGAAGGACCATTCATcagcaaggagaagaaaggggCGCACCCAGAGCACTGCCTCCGCACCTTTAAGGAAGGTGCCTTCCAGGACCTTCTTGCCACCTATGGCTCCCTGGACTGTGTCCGCATAGTCACCCTGGCCCCAGAGATGAAGAGGAGCAGCGAGGTGATCCGGGAACTCACCAAGCGGGGCATCTGTGTCTCACTTG GTCACTCGGTGGCTAACCTCTCCCAGGCTGAGGAGGCTGTGCAGCATGGCGCTACCTTCATCACTCACCTCTTCAATGCCATGTTGCCG TTCCACCATCGTGACCCTGGGATTGTGGGGCTGCTGACAAGTGACAAGATTCCTGCTGGGCGGAGGGTCTTCTATGGCATGATCTCTGATGGCATCCACACCAACCCTGCCGCCCTGCGAATCGCCCACCGAGCCCACCCCAAAG GGCTGGTGCTGGTGACAGATGCGATTGCTGGCATGGGGCTGGCACCAGGTCGGCACACGCTGGGTCAGCAGGTGGTGGAGATCGATGGGCTGAACACCTACATTGCAG GCACAAAGACCTTGAGCGGTAGTGTGGCGACCATGGACACCTGTGTGCGACACTTCCAAGAAGCCACAG ATTTCCTGATGCTGAATGACGGTCTGTATGTGCAAGCCACGTACATCGCAGGCGAGGAAGTCTGGAGACAGGATGCGTTAGGCATGTGA
- the AMDHD2 gene encoding N-acetylglucosamine-6-phosphate deacetylase isoform X1, whose product MPSNKSVSDAPIVQFTNCRILRSHQLQREDLWVREGKILNPEKLFFDEKGSADIQLDCKDSIIAPGFIDVQINGGFGVDFSLATDDFKSGIDLVSQKILSHGVTSFCPTLVTSPPSVYHQVLPQISIRNGGAHGAGILGAHLEGPFISKEKKGAHPEHCLRTFKEGAFQDLLATYGSLDCVRIVTLAPEMKRSSEVIRELTKRGICVSLGHSVANLSQAEEAVQHGATFITHLFNAMLPFHHRDPGIVGLLTSDKIPAGRRVFYGMISDGIHTNPAALRIAHRAHPKGLVLVTDAIAGMGLAPGRHTLGQQVVEIDGLNTYIAGTKTLSGSVATMDTCVRHFQEATGCSVETALEAASLHPAQLLGIEHKKGTLNYDSDADFLMLNDGLYVQATYIAGEEVWRQDALGM is encoded by the exons ATGCCGTCCAACAAATCCGTCTCGGACGCGCCCATCGTCCAGTTCACCAACTGCCGCATCCTGAGGAGCCACCAGCTCCAGAG GGAGGACCTGTGGGTGCGAGAGGGGAAGATCCTCAACCCGGAGAAACTCTTCTTCGATGAGAAGGGCTCTGCTGACATCCAGCTGGACTGCAAGGACAGCATCATCGCCCCAGGCTTCATCGATGTCCAGATCAATG GAGGCTTTGGGGTGGACTTCTCCCTGGCTACAGATGACTTCAAATCAGGGATTGACCTGGTCAGTCAGAAAATCCTCTCCCATGGAGTGACCTCCTTCTGTCCCACCCTGGTGACCTCTCCTCCATCTGTGTACCACCAG GTTCTCCCTCAGATCAGTATAAGAAATGGTGGAGCCCACGGAGCAGGTATCCTGG GGGCCCATCTGGAAGGACCATTCATcagcaaggagaagaaaggggCGCACCCAGAGCACTGCCTCCGCACCTTTAAGGAAGGTGCCTTCCAGGACCTTCTTGCCACCTATGGCTCCCTGGACTGTGTCCGCATAGTCACCCTGGCCCCAGAGATGAAGAGGAGCAGCGAGGTGATCCGGGAACTCACCAAGCGGGGCATCTGTGTCTCACTTG GTCACTCGGTGGCTAACCTCTCCCAGGCTGAGGAGGCTGTGCAGCATGGCGCTACCTTCATCACTCACCTCTTCAATGCCATGTTGCCG TTCCACCATCGTGACCCTGGGATTGTGGGGCTGCTGACAAGTGACAAGATTCCTGCTGGGCGGAGGGTCTTCTATGGCATGATCTCTGATGGCATCCACACCAACCCTGCCGCCCTGCGAATCGCCCACCGAGCCCACCCCAAAG GGCTGGTGCTGGTGACAGATGCGATTGCTGGCATGGGGCTGGCACCAGGTCGGCACACGCTGGGTCAGCAGGTGGTGGAGATCGATGGGCTGAACACCTACATTGCAG GCACAAAGACCTTGAGCGGTAGTGTGGCGACCATGGACACCTGTGTGCGACACTTCCAAGAAGCCACAG GGTGCTCAGTAGAGACCGCGTTGGAGGCAGCGTCTCTGcatcctgcccagctcctggggaTTGAGCACAAAAAGGGGACACTAAATTACGACTCAGATGCAG ATTTCCTGATGCTGAATGACGGTCTGTATGTGCAAGCCACGTACATCGCAGGCGAGGAAGTCTGGAGACAGGATGCGTTAGGCATGTGA